In Pseudomonas sp. P5_109, the genomic window GAAACCCGGGTCAACCAGACCAGTGCCGCCCTATCTGCACTGGTCACTCAACTGCAAACATTGCCGCTGCCACGGGATGTGAGCCGGCCCCTCAAGAATTTCGCCAAGCAACTGGATGCGCGGGTCAGCCAGGCGCGTGAGATACCGTTGTTGCTCAGCGAGCTGAGTGGTTTGCAAGGCAAGGCCCTGAGCCAGCTGGAGACTCCGGCGGAGCCCGGTCGGCCAGGCTTGCTCCAGCGATTGTTTGGCGCTCGCGAAGCAGAGGAGGCGCTGGCAGCAACGGCTACTACCCCCGCGCCGGCTGCCCCTGTAGCCGAGAGCCGGGCGGCGATTATCGAGCCGGCCCAGGTCGTGGTTGAGCCGGTAGTCTGCGAGGCGCCTACAGTTGAGCGAGTTGAAGACAAGTCCGAGCCTGCCGTCGCATCGCCTGCTCCGGCAGTCGTGGCATTCGCACCTGCGGCTGCGGAGCCCCAACCAGCCAATGCAGCCGCCGCAGAAATCGAATCGACCGACAAGCCGGCCCTGGACACCATCGAAGCGCCTCTTGAGTCGCAAGCAAACCCCGACGAGCTGACCGCGCAAGCATCGCCGGATAGCTTGCCTGCGACTCCGACGGAGGACGTGGCCGTCGTCGACCAGCCGCAACCCGAACACGACATTCTCTATGCACTCCCGGATTCCCCCGAGCCCTCCTACAGCTCGGTGGCCAGCCACATCGAAGACACACTGCTGGGGCTGCTCGAAGACCTGACATTGCCCGAGCGTCATCGCCCGCAAGCCGAATCGATGCGCGATCGTCTGAAAAACGGTCTGAATTGGTACGAATTGCTGCCGATTCTCGACGACTTCGCCACCTTGATGCTGGCTATCACCGACAGTGGTCAGCATGAGTTCGAAGCCTATCTGCAACGACTGAACGAGCGCCTCGAATCATTCCAGAGCAACTTGCAGGCCGCTACCGCAGGGCACGCCGACAACCGCTCGGCTGCGCGGCAGATGGACACGCAGATCCGCGAACAGGTCGATGGTCTGCAAAGCAGCATGCAGGAAGCCGCGGACCTGGAAGATCTCAAGCACGTTCTGGAAAACCATCTCGAAGGTTTGCTGGGCACCATGGACCAGCACCAGAAACAGCGCGATGAGCGCGAGCAAGAGGTCGCTGCGCGCCTTTACAGCCTGGCCGAACGGGTCGCCCATATGGAGCAGGAGGCCCAGGGCTATCGCGAGCACCTTGAAGAGCAACGGCAGAAGGCATTGGTCGACCCGTTGACCGGCCTGCCCAACCGCGCGGCCTGGAGCGAGCGCCTGGATCATGAAGTCAAACAATGGCAGCAACATGGCAATACGCTGCTGCTGGCCATGCTCGACCTCGATCATTTCAAGCGCATCAACGATAACTACGGGCACCTGGCCGGCGACAAAGTGCTGAAGATCATTGCCAGCGTATTGCGCAAGCGTCTGCGCGGAACGGATTTCATTGCCCGGTTTGGCGGTGAAGAGTTTGTGCTGTTAATGCCATCCACGGTGCCGTCGGCGGGGCTGAAATTGCTGGAAAGCTTGCGTGCCTCCATTGAGGCCTGTCCGTTTCACTTCAAGGGAGAACCGGTGACCATCACCGTGTCGATCGGAATGTCTGCGTTCAGGCCGGGTGAGCACGGCGATCAAGTGCTTAAAAGAGCCGATCAGGCGTTGTACCGCGCAAAAAATGCCGGACGCAACCGGGTCGAACCGGGCTGATCGTCAATTGTTCCATTTTGTTTGAATGCAGCCAGCCCGCCAGGCATTACGTTACACTGTTGCATTACTGTCTTATGCGTACTGCTTTCGCTATGAAATATTTTGCCCTGATCGTGTCACT contains:
- a CDS encoding GGDEF domain-containing protein yields the protein MSDEVQRWKEKYLKSIEQQEKLERRWDARLDLLRRGLVRSTLAAEGTDRAVDQCMKEMREVVRTDDMDAGLAALIPRLEKAVLDSEQRRETRVNQTSAALSALVTQLQTLPLPRDVSRPLKNFAKQLDARVSQAREIPLLLSELSGLQGKALSQLETPAEPGRPGLLQRLFGAREAEEALAATATTPAPAAPVAESRAAIIEPAQVVVEPVVCEAPTVERVEDKSEPAVASPAPAVVAFAPAAAEPQPANAAAAEIESTDKPALDTIEAPLESQANPDELTAQASPDSLPATPTEDVAVVDQPQPEHDILYALPDSPEPSYSSVASHIEDTLLGLLEDLTLPERHRPQAESMRDRLKNGLNWYELLPILDDFATLMLAITDSGQHEFEAYLQRLNERLESFQSNLQAATAGHADNRSAARQMDTQIREQVDGLQSSMQEAADLEDLKHVLENHLEGLLGTMDQHQKQRDEREQEVAARLYSLAERVAHMEQEAQGYREHLEEQRQKALVDPLTGLPNRAAWSERLDHEVKQWQQHGNTLLLAMLDLDHFKRINDNYGHLAGDKVLKIIASVLRKRLRGTDFIARFGGEEFVLLMPSTVPSAGLKLLESLRASIEACPFHFKGEPVTITVSIGMSAFRPGEHGDQVLKRADQALYRAKNAGRNRVEPG